CTCACACTCTAAATCACAGTAAGGTGATTTCAAAGCCAATTGGACTACTAacacattttgaaaaatatttcgAGTCTATCAAATTGACCTGGTTCTAACTCAAATCGATCCGATTCTCAATCAATTTCACCGTTTTTTCCTCGTACCAACTCcaaatattaaagttttgtTATTAAAGCTATtgtacacaaaattgaaagttggTTCGTAAGAGCGatagaattagaattaaataaagaaagccggaaaaagagagaaagcaAAAACAGAGCATATGCGAAGTGCTGTGTATTTCTCTCGCAACAAGGAAGGTAAAGTTCTTCCAATCCCATCAAAACCCCAATCTTATCGCTTTTCCTTCAATCTTCCAATGGATCGCTCACTCCTCCTCGCCACTCTTttcactcttcttcttcttctcccagGTAAACAAAATCGCCGCCCTAAATTCTCCTCTTTTGTTCCCTGTTCTTCCGAACCCGTTTCTTAATCTCaactttttgtgtttttgaTCTATAAATTCGCTCcgtgttcttcattttcctgtTTCTCTAGATGTTCAATCGACGTCTTTTAAGTTGATCAACAAGTGTCGGACCACGATTTGGCCGGGTCTGTTATCAGGCGCCAACACCCCCCAGCTTCCGACCACCGGCTTCGCCCTCCGCAGCGGCAAATCCAAGATCGTTCCGGTCCCGAAATCTTGGTCGGGTCGGTTATGGGCTCGGACCCTTTGTGGGTTAGATTCAGATGGGAAGTTCTCTTGTCTCACCGCCGATTGTGGATCGGGTAAAGTGGAGTGCGACGGCGGCGGTGCTAAACCACCGGCTACCTTGGCGGAGTTCACTCTCAACGGCGCCGATGGGCTTGATTTTTACGACGTCAGCTTGGTCGACGGTTATAATCTTCCGATGCTGGTTGTGGCCAAAGGTGGAACCAGAGGCGGTTGCGCTGCTACCGGCTGTTTGGTGGATTTGAACGGCGCGTGTCCATCGGAGCTACGAGTAGCGCGTGGTGGTAGTCGCGGTGGAAGTAGCGTGGCTTGTAGAAGCGCGTGTGAGGCTTTTAATGCTCCGCAATTTTGTTGCAGTGAGGCCTTCTCTACCCCTGACACGTGTCGTCCTTCTGTATATTCGGAGTTCTTCAAACATGCTTGCCCACGCTCTTATAGCTACGCGTATGATGACAAAACCAGCACTTTCACGTGCGCATCCGCCGACTACCTTATCATATTTTGTCCACTACCTTACACCAGGTAAATTTACTAAATTACCCCTCATTTGATAGGCCATTTATCTCCCAATTATTGTCTGCCACGTGGATCCTATCTGTACCATTGACCTGTCCATCTGTTCcaaatttattgattgaatgaaCATTTTTAGAGCTGCTTTGTAATTGGTCATATGAATCATTTAACCATGTTTTTAAGTGATTTTTAACTTTCACACGAACTTTAGATCTGTTTTGGAATTAGATCTCGGGTCGGTTCGTAATGCTAGTAGCCTTGTAATCTTCGAGCCAATCTTATATTTTAGCTCgatattcaatcaattttggGAGTATGGGTCGAgttaattaaatcataaaagttgATATGAGTTCGAATTGTCGGTGCAAACGTGTCTAATCTTGGCTATCCGTGAAATCTAAATTGCAGTCAGAAAGTGTTGAGTGCAAGGAAAGACGGAGTAGCGCTACCGCTCGTGAACAAGACCATGATGTACTTGAGAAGCCGAAGATCGATCAGCATTCGATCGGCAGGTTTAACTCAATACTAATGCCTATAAATCAACAAAACCTTCTGTTACTGACATCAGCCTTCCGTGTAAGTTTCAGGCTTATAGTCTCGAAATGAGGTGTCGAGGGACGGAGAGAGGAGTTCGAGACGGGCGTATCGGCGACAGCATACTCAAAAGATGGAAagctttttttgtttatacaCAGTTGAAgtttgatatgatattattattttggaagaattcagattaattatttttatttttaatttgatggaATTATGGAGTAAAAACCGACactaaaaaacaatatcgATTATGTGAGCTTCACGTGGTtggattctctcttttttcggCCCCGTGGAAACAGGAAAAACGACATGTAGAATTGGATATTAATTCCCCTTTCAAAACAACCAACCACATCCTTTTGTCGTTTACTTacttactttaattttaatattagttaaattagatgaaataatatcttttttctAGAGGACACGTCGAATATTACGACACGAGGCTACCTACAAAATAGAGACCTACAGGAAGTTCAGGGTTTTTTGAATGTCGAGTCGAACAATTTGAACCATTTAATATCAAGTCTAGGCTAGGGTTCTAACCCGATTGGATCATAAGTCAACTTGGGTGTAACCTACATGTCAAACTATCCTCATAGAAAGTATagtatgagatcccacatcaattggagagggaaacgtaacattttttataagggtgtggaaacttttccctactagacgcgttttaaaaccatgaaactgacaatgatatgtaacaggtcaagacggacaatatctattaatagTTGTTTCAAATACTTTGATATAAATTTAGggtatagtttttaaattctctCACATATGTATCGTATGAGAATCTAACCAGAGAGAAACGCATGATATTTTGAATTATCCAAACATATATGTAACCcgacaaaattaaaagaacaaGGACAATATTACCTCAactgttttttcctttctttttctctggAGACCTCGAAAGAGATGCATATACTTAAGACACGAGAGGAGAGTTAAATGAGCGTTAAAAAGGTGTTATTTTTAGGCGCAAAAGGTAAATAAAGAAAGGAGGATAAAGTCGAGATttacaataatgaaaaaaaccAACCATTCCGATaaatttactttacttttcaatcattattaaatatatatttatgagaTATGAATCGAACACCAAAATATATTGGTTTACTAATTACTcgtaaaaaaatcaatagaaaaattcaagattcgagtcaacaaaatatttaattttttatttataaaattaagtttataaatacatttattataattttaattacaaataaactttttatttattgagttttaaaatgaataaataaataaaaagaaaagaaaaaaatagatattatgGGTCAAAATTTTCCAGTTCAATGCATAAAAAGAAGAGACTGTAGCAGGAGGAATCCAATGCTTTTGCCCTAATTACGCTTCAACAACCAATGGCCCACAAATTCATATCGGAGTCTATCAACGGTCAGCATCATCCAACGTGTCACTTTCAACACCCTTGATTATTGGGACCCTGCTTTCATTTTGTCTCCACGTTGGACTCTTCCCCACCATAGCAGCATCAGCACCTTCTGGTTTTCGGTGGGTTTGGATGTGACACGTAAAAGGACTTTTGTGGGCCCATCTCTTTTCTGGCAGTACACGTGGCTGACTATGATTGCATCTTCTTAAACTCTACTATACACCTCACTTGCACCCGATAACTCTTCTCTTGCATGCGAACAATTATGGAAATTTAATCACTTTCgctcaaattctttatttttttttatttccacaCATGGAGATTTTTATTACATCACATAAAAatccaataattataatttttaatgatttttttttcacttataatattaaaaaaaatataactataaaatctaaattaagattaaattcaaattctagagataaaatttgtatttttaattttaataattttaaaaaaatcttattttggCATgattaatcttaattaatattttattagtaaatattgtagactaattatttataatataaaaagggaaataattaaaatattttaaattgaaattagtgGAGAAATAGTGTTTATTTAGGCCCACcataataaatgataattcCATTCCCATTAGGAAAagtataatttcaaatattttaattttacttgaCAAATAAAAACCTTTTAATCATGcttaatcttatttttaatattctataACTAAATTCTTTTAAGGAATATAGTGTTATATTGCtaatattatgattattttttttaatactataattaatttgtcaaaaaaaattatatttaaaaaaatgtacaaaaattgaatataaaaacaattgttttgaaaattttatttttaattaaataaattgttaaattttattgaaattaaattattaaNAGAGGAAGATTGAATTTGGAAATAGTAAAGCCAAACAAAATCTGGAATAGAATTAAACCgctgaacaaaattaaactatttagaGAATTAAACGATTTAGACATGGGAGCAGAGAACTCCTTGTAAGAAActgcttaaaagaattatagaattaaactaCGAAGAATCggattaaaagaattagatttaaatttcttaaaataattagatatggaGGTAGAATTGAACTggtcaaaagaaaagtaaggtaaaaaaaaaaaaaaaaaaaaaaaaagaaagagaaaaaggctTAACACAGCGCCTCCGCCATTGTTAttacccttcttcttcttcttccttctttttttcattctcctttctctctcttctttctctctcctctctctctggTTGTTGCAGACATTTCTGACAGAATCTCTACCGCCATAACCTCCGCTCCGTTAGCATGGCTTTCTCGTTCCGCCGTTTAACCGCTTTCATTTTCGCATCTCTCCATTTACTCGCCATTTGCAGAGCCGCCACATTCACCTTCGTTAACCGGTGCGATTTCACCGTTTGGCCGGGCATTCTCGCCAATGCCGGCAATCCTACCCTCGGCACCACCGGTTTTGAACTCCCCAAGGACACTTCCCGCTCCTTTCTCGCTCCTACTGGTTGGTCCGGTCGTTTCTGGGGCCGAACTACCTGTAACTTCGACGGATCCGGTTCTGGATCCTGCGTAACCGGCGACTGCGGTTCCGGTCAAGTCGAGTGCAATGGCGCTGGAGCTGCCCCGCCGGCTACTCTCGCTGAGTTCACTCTCGGTACTGGCGGGCAGGACTTTTACGATGTTAGTCTCGTTGATGGATATAATCTCCCCATGATCGTTGAAGGAACCGGCGGGTCCGGTCAGTGTGCTTCGACGGGTTGCTCCACGGATCTGAACCGTCAATGTCCGCCGGAGCTGAGAGTTGGGGAAGGAGACGCGTGTAAGAGCGCGTGTGAGGCGTTTGGGACTGCGGAGTATTGTTGTAGCGGCGCGTACGGTTCACCGAACTCTTGTAAGCCGTCGGTGTACTCGGAAATGTTCAAATCTGCTTGTCCGAGGTCGTATAGCTACGCCTACGACGATGCTACGAGCACATTCACTTGTACCGGCGCCGATTACACCATTACATTTTGCCCTTCATCTCCAAGGTATAATCCATTTTCTGTTCAtgttttaaccatttttttacaGTTCagtatgaaatattttaggtCAGATGGTTATTGATCGAAATGATTGAAGGAATTTGGTTTAGGCATATGGGGTTGTGATTATAATAAGCTTAGTTAGCTGAAAATGCCAGTGCTATACTGCCAAAGATTCTCTTTAAGTGATGAATATAGAATAATTGTCCAGTGGTTGTGGAGCATTTGCTGCTGTCAACAAAGAACATGATGaactaatattatattatactGAAAGATTAACATGTGGGTCAATCATTCTATGACTTGGTGCAGCCAAAAATCATCAAGTTTTCCTACTCCAACAACACCTGATGCATCTCAAGAGTATGGATCTGAATCCGGGTTTGAGTCGGGGTCGGGGTCGGAGTATGGGATGGGGTATTCGGGATCCTCTGGAACGgatatgttagggagaggtgcGAGTTCAGGATCGGAGTTGGGGTCGGGGTCAGGGTCGGCGTCGGCGTCGGGATCTGGGGAAGCTATGCTAGCAGATGGGTCATGGTTGGCTGGTTTGGCTATGGGAGACGCAGCTAAAACTGTGTCTCCTCCATCCATTATACTGTTTGTTGTAACGTTTATTGTTATCTTGTCTTCTGTATTCTTGTAGCCCTCTCCAATTTCCCCCCTATGTTTGGCTTTAGCTTTTGAAGTAAGGAACATTGAGAAGGAAAGGATCTCGTCCCCCCCAGCTTGTAAAATGCCATCTTCTTGAAtgattcattttctatttagttTGGAAGTGTTTTAGTTCTGTTATGTTCTTAAAGCCATGTGAATTCTCATATGGAGataggaacgaaacattccttataaaggtgtggaaacttctctctaatagacgcgtttttaaaaccttgatggTAAGCCGttaaagggaaagcccaaagaggacaatatttgttagtggtgagtttgagctgttacaaatggtatcagagccagtcatcGAACGGTGTGTCAGTGAGTCTGCTAGTTCCctagggggtggattgtgagattcctcataggttggagaggagaacgaatcattcctcgtgagggtgtggaaatctctccatagcatacacattttaaaattttgaggggaaactcttaatggaaaagtccaaagaagacaatatctgttaccgctgagtttgagctgttacaaatagtatcaaagccagtcattgggtggtgtgtcagcgaggacgttggctcccaagggggtagattgtgatatcttacatcagttggagaggagaaaaaaacatttcttacatgagtgtggaaacctcttcttagcatacgtgttttaaaatctcgaGGGGAAACCCTTAAAGGACAAGTCCAAATAGAACCATATTTGCTACCAGTGgctttggtctgttacaaatggtttaAGAGCCAGTcactggacggtgtgccagcgaggacgctggtcccCAAGAGAGTgcattgtgagattccacatcggttggagaggagaacaaagcattccttgtaagggtgtggaaacctctccctaacagacacgtttcaAATTCTTGAAATGAAGCCCttcaaaggaaaaacccaaataggacaatatctgttatcAGTGAATTTAGACCGTTACGAGCTATCGCGACCAGTTTGTTCCGTTCCATTATTGTATAAATGAACACATTGCTTGTGATGTGAACAAGTTGACAAGAAGGGCTGGTTTTTTTTGTATCAGAGAAGGATCGCTTGGCCTGTAATGCAAGTCACAGGTCACACAGCCTTGGCTTTTTGTCTGTCagttcataaaaaaatgaaaaaagatgCAACTTTTCAAAGCCCCTTTACTTATATTATCATTTTGGTATAGTGGAATATGAAGATTTGTTTAAGTTCCAGTGGAGATTACACAGATCACTCAAGTTGATGATCGAATCTTACTACAACTGAATGCTGAAGTGTTTGGTTTCATCACCAACTGAGACAGGGAAAGTTGAAGTAACAGTTCTATTTTCATACTTAACACTAACTTCATATTCACCCAAAAAGCCATAGAAGCTGAAGGAGCCATGGTCGTCGGTCTTAGCTTCGATATCTTCGGTTCGCCATTCTTTTAGGAGCTTGTCGACGACGTTGCCGGCTGGGAGGTTTTGAAAGTTGCTGTCTGTCAAGCACATTTGGTAGCAGCCGTTTGGATGCAGCGCCGTCCATAGCACAATGCCACCCACGGCTGGGTGTGTGAAGCCTTCTCTTAACACAGCCTCCAAATAAGAAGCCTACAAAGAGAGAATTTCATGTcagatgaaaagaaagaggcaCATTTCACAGTTTCGATGATAAACACTCTTCCATTATGTATCTCGAGGGTCCTTGAAAGTTCATGATTCTCGAGGACATGCTAATCGTGTATTAAGCACCCAAAATTTCGGTATAGCTTATGTCTTGTAAGAgcccaagtccatcgctagcatatattgttctctttaacCTTTCCCTTCTTggctttctctcaagattttaaaacacgtcttagggagagatttctacacctttgaatgtttcattccctcttccaccaatgtaggatctcacaattcacccctcttgggggccagtgTGCTCATTAGCACACCACCTAGtgactggctctaataccatttgtagcaacccaaacccaccgctagcagatcttgtcttatttgagctttcccttttatacttccccttaaggttttagtACACGCCTGTTAGttagaggcttccacacccgtAAAAGTTGGAGTTATCAAAACGATTTGAAGCataaatgtaacgacccagatcgaccgctagcagatattatcctctttgggctttccctttcgggcttccccttaaggctttaaaacgtgtctactaggggaaggttttcacacccttatataagtggtggtttgttctcctccccaaccaatatgggacatcacaataaaacaaaatgattgaAAGTCGAGATTCAAACCAACGATTAACCTTGGTATATAACAAGGTTTAAAGGTtgatattcaaaatcaagCGTAAATAtaagattccacattggttggagaggaggaacgaaacattccttataagggtgtggaaacttctccttagcagacaagttttaaaaccgtgaggctgacagcaatACATAGCGagccaaaatagacaatatctgctaacagtgggtttgagttgttacaaatggtatcagagccagtcactaGACGGTGCAAGGCACTGGcagagtagggctagactctctccatagtagacgcattttaaaacaaagccccagaagggaaagcctaaagaggacaatatcggctagtggtgtGTTCGAGctctaaaactaaaattatgcCATCCCTATGAAAATTTACACTAATATATAGAATGAACTTTGGTGCAACAGAAGTGTTAAATTACCTGTGTTTCTTGATCCAAAGCTTTGCTGATATCAACCTCAGTGAGCCAAACAGGAAGGTTAAGAGTGGCCAATTTGTCCAAGATGGCTCTAATTAGAGGTGGGTTAGGGACAGTGAAGTGACCCTCCAAACCAATCCCATCCATTGAAACCCCATTTCTTTTGAGTTCCTTAAGCCTATCAATATAAGAATCAGCAGTAGATTTCACATCACTGCAAGTCTCCACCACATTGAACTCATTCATAAACAGTGTAGCCAATGGATCAATCTCATGTGCTGTCTTGTAGAAATGCAATGTTGCATTACCACCAAGACCCTTCTCATAGAAATCAAAATGCAGCATTTCATTGCTCACATCCCAGTGTATGAACTCATCTCTGTATCTACTCAACAACCCCTTTATCCGCAAATCGACCGCCGATTGTAGGGCCGCTCCGGTGAGGTTTCGAACCCACGGCGGCGTGTACTTTGGATCCTCCCAGAAGATGTTGTGGCCTCTAGCAGTTATCTGGTTGGCTCGGATGAATTCTAACATTGTATCAGCTGTTGTGTAGTTTAGAGCCCCTGGTTCTGGCTCTGTTGCATACCATTTTAGTTCGTTTTCGAAAACGGCTGCGTTGAATCTCTTCACGAACCAATCCTGGCAGTAAAAATGAGATGTTGAGTTGTGAAATAGATTAAAAACTGGAATTTTGACTGCTTTTTTGAGATGATTTACCTGATAAGGTAAGTTTCCTATGATGGTTTTTGCAATGGCAGAGCCAAATGGGAAGTCTTTGGAGATTTGTTTTACATGAATTACTGCTCCTTCTAACCTCCCTCCTTGTTTATCAGAGACATGAACTGTCACAGCTCGTTTCCTCACCTGTTCATATCGATTAGTCAAATATCAAACCAAAAAGCTAACGTAAccgatattgttcactttggcccattacgtattgccattagcctcacggttttaaaacgtgtgtgctagggaggtttccacacccgtataaggaatactttcttcccctctccaactaatgtgggatctcacaatccacctccttggggGCCTAATGTTTTCGCTGTCACAatgcccggtgtttggctctaatactatttgtagcagcccaagcctaccgctaacaaatattatccacttttgtCCGTTACATATAGCCGTCagtttcacggttttaaaacgtgtctgctaggaagaggtttccacactcttataaggaatgcttcgtccccctcttcaatcgatgtaggatctcataatccaccttcTTGGGGGTTAGcatctttgctggcacaccgctcggtgtctggctttgatatcatttgtaacagcccaagctcaccgctaacagatattgtccaatttaactcgttacgtatcgccgtcatccttatggttttaaaaacgcgtctgctagggagagattttcacacccgtATAAGGAAAGCTAGTTTGACTCGATATGTATCACtgtcaacctcatggttttaaaaacgcgtctactagggagaagttttcacacccgtATAAGGAaagcttcattcccctctccaatcgatgtaggatttcacaatccatctccttggggacctagcgtccttgctagcacaccgcccagtgtctaactttgataccatttgtaacaacccaagcccactactaatagatattatctgccttggctcgttacgtatcgccgtcaactcacggttttaaaacgcttatgctagggaaaggtttctacacccttatatggaatacttcgttcccctctccaaccgatatgggatctcacaatccaccttccttggGAGCGCAACATCCATGTTGGCACATCGTtcagtgtctgactttgataccatttgtaacagtccaagtctaccgctaacaaatattgttcactcTGGtatgttacgtatcgccgtcagcctcacgattttaaaacgtgaatgctagggagaagtttccacacccgtacaaggaatgcttccttcctctctccaaccaacgtgcaATCTCACACAATGTCATTTTGGATTGATCTAACTCATTTTCAAACTTACAGTATTGATCTTGAGTTCTTGATTAACCCTCCACTCTTCTTCAGTAAACGGCTGTAAAGAAGCGCTATCAATGGCTATATTAGCATCTCCATCATCAAAAACctgtaaaaagaacaaagaattcaATGAACACCCAATTGAACTAAATCGAATACCTTCATTCACAATCATTTTCTGTTCATACCTGAAAGAACAGAATAGAGAAATTCGAAGGCGAGTTCAGAAAGAATCCACCTTTGAGAAAAGACCAACAGCCACGCTTAGCCAAAACAGTGCCTATGCAATTGTGAGTATCATTCTCAGTCCTGAGGCTTGCCCTCACAACACTTGAAACCGCTCCTCCTACCTTCACCCAACCTATCATCCAAGTGGCTCTGAGTTAGCTGGATTCTGATCTTCCAGCTCAaacgaagaacacgaagaacacgaagaacacgaagaacagGAAGCTTACttgaaaaggaataaaaggTATGGTCCGTGAGATTACGCAAGAGGAATGCAGGGGAATAGGCAGCAGCTGAAGAGCTCCCAGTGTTTTGGAGAATGGAGGGTCGATTTCTAAGGATTCCTCCATTGTAAAGTGGCTTCTCTGGACGTAATTTACACTATCAAAGAACCCCATTTGAAAAAGATAGCTCCTTTTCAGCTTCCCATTTCAGGAACAGAGCAAAAAAGTTCGAAACTGATAGAACAGAGCATAATATTACCTCAGTGTAAGCTGTGTAATCGTATAAAGGCCCATCtgcaacaaacaaaacaaccccacaaaaagataagaagaaaaacacaagATTTTCCCAAGAAAACAACAGAAAATCaaagagatttgagatttgagaGAGAAGGGACCGTATGAATCAACAAGAACAGCAAGAACAAGGTGAAGCAAGAAGATGAAACCCAGAAAAGCAGAGAAGGAATGGAGTTTTCTCATGGTGTAAGGTAAAAAAAGGGAACTTTGAAGGGTTTTTTTaaagagagggaaagaagaaatcaCAAGAGGAACAGTGAAAATCTGTTCACAAGCTCTCTCGACACCATTTCATGTGACTCTTCCCATATAAAGACAGAATTTTTTTGCCTTGTTGTTTTGTCATCAAACATCTAATTTAATTGTTCttggaaattataaaaatgttttgtctCACTCTTACTATGTTTGAAGTGATTTAGGGTTTGTTTCGATTGTGTTTCCGTTTAAACACGGTTTTTTGTCGATTTAGAGCTAAAACGTTCTATATTTTTCGAAAGTGTTTTTAAGCACAACTTTTTGATTTAATAAccttaaatttgtatttaatgaCAATTTGTTGCTTGCAATGGACGGGAGTGGTTGTCAATAGCGATCATGGAGAGGTGAAAGTTGTCTGAGAGTATTTGAGGAAGGAATTCTGGATTAAACACTAAAAAACGAGCAAAAAGAAACGATACCAAACAAGCTAGCTCTTCGATTgcaaatttgtaaattaacCTGATGTGATGAGAAGTCCATACAAAAGCTCGACAAACACAACTGTTGGGCATAGTAGCCCTAGGGTTTTagtgtaatagtccaagtccaccactagcggatattattctctttggcctttccctttcggacttcccttttttaaaacgcgtctgttaaggagaggattccatacccttatgaaaaatgtttcattcccttctccaatcgatgtgggatcttataaTCCACTCTTGTTTGGGTATCCAGCGaatgtcctcgttgacactcgttcctctctccaattgatgtgagatcttaccttTATGATTTAGTCGTAAATAATTAACATGATCGAGAAAATCAAAGAGGTAGGGAGACAAGGGAATAATAATACCTCAATTGCCCATTCCTTTCCAACTTCCAAAGTGGGGTTGAGTGGCCTTCTTGAGTGTGGCTCACATGATCAAGCTGAATGAACCATTATTCCAAGCAAACAATTCATCCACTTCCTAAATGCCCTTCCCACTCACTCATTCATATGGACCATAACTTGAGTGTAATATTTTAAGTATAATATATCTCTCGATGAGATtttatattggttggagaggagaacgaatcattccttataagcgtgtggaaatctcttcttaacaaacacattttaaaatcatgaagcTGATGACAGTACGTAGCATGCTAAAtgggacaatatctattagtcgTCGacttgggcttgggcggttacactCTCCTTGCTAGttgttttatcttttgtttctGCTTCAAAGGTACTCAAACACAAGCTTCTAATTCTTGACTTTGTGCGCTAAATGTCTCGAGACAGGTTTGTTTCTAAGCTTTTCGAGTGACTTTTCacctaaatttaatattcttctCGTTTGTTTGCGGTTAGTAATATTTGTAAggtcaaattaattaaaatatctttaaattttaaaaaatttcaaaaatattagttttggtcggaaataattaatattttgtttcaaaaatattcttaaacttc
The Cucurbita pepo subsp. pepo cultivar mu-cu-16 chromosome LG16, ASM280686v2, whole genome shotgun sequence genome window above contains:
- the LOC111777508 gene encoding thaumatin-like protein 1b isoform X2; its protein translation is MRSAVYFSRNKEGKVLPIPSKPQSYRFSFNLPMDRSLLLATLFTLLLLLPDVQSTSFKLINKCRTTIWPGLLSGANTPQLPTTGFALRSGKSKIVPVPKSWSGRLWARTLCGLDSDGKFSCLTADCGSGKVECDGGGAKPPATLAEFTLNGADGLDFYDVSLVDGYNLPMLVVAKGGTRGGCAATGCLVDLNGACPSELRVARGGSRGGSSVACRSACEAFNAPQFCCSEAFSTPDTCRPSVYSEFFKHACPRSYSYAYDDKTSTFTCASADYLIIFCPLPYTSQKVLSARKDGVALPLVNKTMMYLRSRRSISIRSAVSGL
- the LOC111777508 gene encoding thaumatin-like protein 1b isoform X3, with protein sequence MRSAVYFSRNKEGKVLPIPSKPQSYRFSFNLPMDRSLLLATLFTLLLLLPDVQSTSFKLINKCRTTIWPGLLSGANTPQLPTTGFALRSGKSKIVPVPKSWSGRLWARTLCGLDSDGKFSCLTADCGSGKVECDGGGAKPPATLAEFTLNGADGLDFYDVSLVDGYNLPMLVVAKGGTRGGCAATGCLVDLNGACPSELRVARGGSRGGSSVACRSACEAFNAPQFCCSEAFSTPDTCRPSVYSEFFKHACPRSYSYAYDDKTSTFTCASADYLIIFCPLPYTSQKVLSARKDGVALPLVNKTMMYLRSRRSISIRSAGL
- the LOC111777508 gene encoding thaumatin-like protein 1b isoform X1, encoding MRSAVYFSRNKEGKVLPIPSKPQSYRFSFNLPMDRSLLLATLFTLLLLLPDVQSTSFKLINKCRTTIWPGLLSGANTPQLPTTGFALRSGKSKIVPVPKSWSGRLWARTLCGLDSDGKFSCLTADCGSGKVECDGGGAKPPATLAEFTLNGADGLDFYDVSLVDGYNLPMLVVAKGGTRGGCAATGCLVDLNGACPSELRVARGGSRGGSSVACRSACEAFNAPQFCCSEAFSTPDTCRPSVYSEFFKHACPRSYSYAYDDKTSTFTCASADYLIIFCPLPYTSQKVLSARKDGVALPLVNKTMMYLRSRRSISIRSAGLTQY
- the LOC111777507 gene encoding thaumatin-like protein 1 → MAFSFRRLTAFIFASLHLLAICRAATFTFVNRCDFTVWPGILANAGNPTLGTTGFELPKDTSRSFLAPTGWSGRFWGRTTCNFDGSGSGSCVTGDCGSGQVECNGAGAAPPATLAEFTLGTGGQDFYDVSLVDGYNLPMIVEGTGGSGQCASTGCSTDLNRQCPPELRVGEGDACKSACEAFGTAEYCCSGAYGSPNSCKPSVYSEMFKSACPRSYSYAYDDATSTFTCTGADYTITFCPSSPSQKSSSFPTPTTPDASQEYGSESGFESGSGSEYGMGYSGSSGTDMLGRGASSGSELGSGSGSASASGSGEAMLADGSWLAGLAMGDAAKTVSPPSIILFVVTFIVILSSVFL
- the LOC111777502 gene encoding uncharacterized protein LOC111777502, whose amino-acid sequence is MRKLHSFSAFLGFIFLLHLVLAVLVDSYDGPLYDYTAYTECKLRPEKPLYNGGILRNRPSILQNTGSSSAAAYSPAFLLRNLTDHTFYSFSSWVKVGGAVSSVVRASLRTENDTHNCIGTVLAKRGCWSFLKGGFFLNSPSNFSILFFQVFDDGDANIAIDSASLQPFTEEEWRVNQELKINTVRKRAVTVHVSDKQGGRLEGAVIHVKQISKDFPFGSAIAKTIIGNLPYQDWFVKRFNAAVFENELKWYATEPEPGALNYTTADTMLEFIRANQITARGHNIFWEDPKYTPPWVRNLTGAALQSAVDLRIKGLLSRYRDEFIHWDVSNEMLHFDFYEKGLGGNATLHFYKTAHEIDPLATLFMNEFNVVETCSDVKSTADSYIDRLKELKRNGVSMDGIGLEGHFTVPNPPLIRAILDKLATLNLPVWLTEVDISKALDQETQASYLEAVLREGFTHPAVGGIVLWTALHPNGCYQMCLTDSNFQNLPAGNVVDKLLKEWRTEDIEAKTDDHGSFSFYGFLGEYEVSVKYENRTVTSTFPVSVGDETKHFSIQL